GGCCCGCCGGAGCGCTGACGCAGGAGGGCCAGAAACGGGTCGGGATCGCCATGGCGCTCGCCAGCAATCCCCACCTACTGCTGCTCGACGAACCCGCCGCCGGCATGAATCCCGAGGAGACGGTGCGCCTGATGGCCCTGATCCGCGAACTCGTCGCGGGCGGGCTGACGGTGGCCCTCGTCGAGCACAAGATGAGCCTCGTGATGGGCCTAGCCGACCACATCCTGGTGCTGCACCACGGCCAGAAGATCGCCCAGGGCACGCCCGCGCAGGTCAGCCGCGACCCGGCGGTGGTCGAAGCCTACCTGGGCAGCCACGCCCACGGCGGCCAGATGGGTCAGGCGACCGCCGACCCCGCCTCCACAGGAGCTCCCCATGCTTGAAGTCCGCGACCTGAGCGTCAAGTATGGCCACTTCACGGCCCTGCACGCGGTCAACCTGACCGTGCAGCCCGGCGAGATCGTGGTGCTTCTGGGCGCCAACGGCGCGGGCAAGAGCACCCTGTTCCGCACCCTGAGCGGCCTCCAACGGCCCTCGGGCGGCGCGGCGACCTGGCGCGGAACGCCGCTGACCGGCGGCCGGCCGGAATTCAACGTCGCGCACGGGGTCTCGCAGTGCCCCGAGGGCCGCCTGCTGTTTCCCGAGCTGAGCGTCGAGAAGAACCTGCGCCTGGGGGCCTTCGTGCATCGCCGCGACCCTGCCGGCACGGCCCGCGAACTCGAGCGCGTGTACGAGCTGTTTCCCGCGATGGTGGACAAGCGCCACGCTCCGGCGGGCAGCCTCTCGGGCGGGCAGCAGCAGATGGTCGCCATCGGCCGGGCGCTGATGGCCCGCCCCGATCTCCTGCTCCTTGACGAGCCGTCGCTGGGCCTGGCACCCCTGGTCGTCGATCAGGTCTTCGCCGCGCTGCAGCGGGTCAACGCCGGGGGCGTGAGCGTGCTGCTGGCCGAACAGAACGCCTTCGCCGCCCTGGGCATCGCCCACCGGGGCTACGTGCTCGAGGGCGGCCACGTGACGTTGCAGGGCGGACAGCAGGCCCTGATGACCGACGACCGGGTACGCAGCGCGTATCTGGGGGTGTAGCCGGAGGTCCGCAGCCCCCGCAACGGCCGACCGGACCGGCCGAGATACCCAGGCCCTCTCCCTGCGTGGCGGAGAGGGCCTGACCCTGTGACGATCACCCACCTGCCCGACCTCCTGTAGCCCCGAGGGGCCACAGGTCCGGTCCTGGCCTGCTCAGGCGCTGCTTACACGCGGCCGGTACACTGGAACCAGTCGCCCCCAGTCTCACCGCTGGCGGCAGAACTCCGGACGAGAGCACCGCCGTACCCGGTCACGACAAGACGGCGCATGACGGAGGTGTCATGTATGGCATGGATCTATCTCGTGCTCGCCGGTCTGCTGGAAGTGGGCTGGGCCATCGGTCTGAAGTACACGCAGGGCTTTACCCGCCTGCTCCCCACCGCCCTAACCCTGCTGAGCATGGCCGCCAGCGTGGGTCTGCTGGGCCTGGCGACCAAGACGCTGCCCATCGGGACGGCCTACGGCATCTGGGTGGGCATCGGCGCGGTCGGCGCGGCGCTGCTGGGCATGGTGCTGTTCGGCGAGGCCGCCACGCCCGCCCGACTGTTCTTCCTGGGGCTGATGGTCGTGGCGATCATTGGGCTGAAGGTGACGGCCGGCCACTGAGCACAGGAAGTGCGCCCCGGTACGCGCCGCGCCTCTAGCTCGTCCGGCTCCTCACCGTTCCAGGGGTCGAGGCCAATCTCCAGCAGCGCCTGCCGAACGGCTCCCCCGTGTTGGGGATGAGCCTCAACGTACCCAGGCGACATCGTCCAGCCAGCGCCCATACACCTTGCGCGCCCTCTGCCGGCCCGAACAGTGGCGAGGTCCATCTCACGACTCACCCTGTCCTGATATGCCCCGTACCCACTGAGTTCGGTCATGGTTCCCAGCGGTCCCAGGAGTGTCAGAAAAAGGTCGTCTCCCTGCATTCCCCGTCTTTATCACGGAAATCCGGGAACAGCCGGGTCCGCCCCCGCTACAGGCCCCCGCGCGGATTCACGTCCACCCGCACCCGCGCCTTCCAGCCCCGGCGCCCGAGCACGGCGAGCAGTTCGGCCAGCCGGGCGTCGCTGCGCGCCCGCAGCATCAGGTGGTAGGGATACACGCCGCGCAGCCGCGCCACCGGGCTGGGCGCCGGTCCCAGCACCTCCAGTTCGGTGGCCCCGGCACCGAACAGGGCGTCGGCGATCTCCTGGGCAGCCACCCGGGCTCGCTCGGGCTCGCGGGCCGCGACCTCGATCTGGGCCAAGCGGGCGTGCGGCGGGTAGCCCAGTTCCAGGCGCACGCGCTCCTCGGCCGCCGGGTAGGCCAGGACCCCCTGCCCGCTGGCCAGCACCTTCAGCGCCGGATGATCGGCCTGAAAGGTCTGCACGACGATCATGGGCGCGCGGCTGGGATGCCACTCAGCCAGCTGACGCAGCAGGCGGTGGTAGCGCTCGGAGGCGCGGAAGTCCGAGACGCCCAGCCACGTATCGGCCAGCGTCACCCCGACGAGCGCCAGCTCGGGCGGGCAGGGCTGCGAGAGCAGCAGTTGCGTGCCCACGACCACGCCTGGCGCGCCCGCGTGCAGGGACGAGAGGTCATCCTGGTGGTCGCGGTCAAGGCGGTAGACCGGAAAACCGGGCAGCAGCCGGCTCACCTCGGCGGCGATCCACTCGGTTCCGGGACCGCGCGCCTTCCACATCTGCTCACCGCACTGGTCGCAGCGGTCAGGAACATTTTCGTGGTAGCCGCACTGGTGGCAGGTGAGCTGCCGGGTCTCCTGGTGAAAGCGCAGCGGCACGTCGCAGTTGCGGCACTGCGGGGTGTGCTCGCAGCTCGGGCAGCGCAGCAGCGCGCTGTAGCCGCGCCGGGGGGCCAGGAGCGCCGCCTGCCGCCCGCGTTCCTGGACCTGCCGCAGCAGCCGCGCGAGATCGTGGCTCAGGGGATAGCCCAGGTCGCCGGGCGGCAGCTGCACGCCGCTGAGCGGCCCCAGCTCGGGCTGTTCGGGGGGCGCGGCGTAGTTCACGACATGCACGCGGGCGCGCGGGGGCGGTAGCTCGGCCCCCGGCTTCGGAACGCTCTCGACGGCCGGCACACTGCCCACATAAGCCAGCGCCGCGTCCTGCGCCTGGGCCACGCACGCGGCCACGTCCGGCACGAAGGCGCGTGACCCCGAGAGCAGCTTGTAGGCGTCGCTGCCCTCCTCCAGCACCACGACGAGGGCGAGGTCGGCGACTGGCGCGCTCAGGGCATGGACGGTGCCGACCACCAGCCGCGCCGCGCCCGTGCGGACAAAATCCCAGGTCGCTCCCCGCTGCACGGCAGAGAGATGACCGCCTACCTGGACCGCCAGGGTGCCCGCGTCCTCTGCCAGTCCCGAGAGGCCCGCCCAGGCCCGGCGCAGCGTGGCGTGGTCGGGCGCAAGGACGAGCACCCCCCGTCCCTGCGAGAGCAGCCGCGACACCCGCGGCGCCAGCACCCGGAAACGGGAGGCGGCCCGCCCCCCATGCAGCCGCCACACCGGGGCCTCCGGCAGGCGGTCGGGCAACTCGGCGGCGGCTAGGTCGCCTTCTCCGGGCACGGCGGCCAGGGGCAGTGGGGGCGGAGGGGCGGGCACCTCGACCTGCTCGGCCCAGCCGCGCGCGAGCAGTGCGGCCGCCGCCGAGGCCGGCACGCCCGCGCCCTGGGCCCAGGCCCTGAGGGAATCCTGGGGACCGGACTCGGCCAGCCACACCCAGGCCGGAGGCGGGGACCGCTCGGCCAGGACGTACTCGGCGCCGCCCGCGTTCAGGACTGCCGTCACCACGCTGCCGCTGACGCCCGCGCCGCGCGCCCAGGCATTCAGCGACTCCTGCTCGCCTGCTCCGGCCAGCCAGGCCCAGGCCCCGGCCTGCCGGGGGGTCAGGCTCGGCGGCGCGGGGGTCGCGGCGCGCAGGACCGTCACCATGCGGGCGGCCGTGGGCACGGCCGCCAGTGCGCGCGCCCGCACGACCGTCACCGTACGGGGGCACGGAGAGAAGGCTTCGTCCAGCAGCCCCTGCTCGCGGACGGCGTCGAGCAGCGCGCCCGGATACGCGGCCGCGTCGGCCCAGGCCTCGCCCGGCACCGCGGGGCCGAAAAAGCTCAGGTCGGCTCCGGCCACGGCCCGCACGCGGTGGGTGTACGCCGCCTCCCAGCCCACACCCAGCAGGTCACCCCACACCAGTCCGGCCGGAATGTGGGCGTCACGCGCCCAGGCGCAGACGCCCGCAACCGTCCCCGGCGTGACCCAGGGCGCGACCGGATCGTCGAGCACATGTACGGCGTCGCGCAGGCGGTGGGCCGCGCGGGGGTCGCCCTCGCCCAGCACCAGCCCGACCGTCAGCTCGCCGCGCCAGGGCAGCAGCACCCGGCAGCCGACCGGGACCCCGCCGGTCCAGCCGTGCGGAGCAGCGAAATCCAACGCCGGAATCGGCAGCGGCACAGCCAGTTGCCAGGTGGCCGCGAGCGGCGCGGCCTGCGGCCCTTCCGGCGCGGGGCTGTTCTCGGTCGCCGGAAATACAGTCACTTCCCCAGGCTAACGCCCCCGGCCCGGCAGCGCGGGGAGCCGCCTCACCCTCTGGGGAGACCGGACCGGCTAGAGGTCGCTGCCACCCACCAGCCCGGAAAACGCCGGGTGAGGTGCTGCGCCGCCGCCTGCGCCTGGGCCTCACTGCGGGCCAGCGCGAAACAGGTGCTTCCCGAGCCGCTCATGAGCGGGGAATGCAGCCCGGCCTCGCCCAGGGCGGCGAGTGCCTCGGCGATCTCCGGGTGGCGCCGCACGACCTCCGGTTGCAGGGCATTGAAGTACGGCACCGGCCCGCCGGCGGCCAGAGCTGCGAGAAGGGCCGGCAAGT
This genomic stretch from Deinococcus sp. Leaf326 harbors:
- a CDS encoding ABC transporter ATP-binding protein, coding for MLEVRDLSVKYGHFTALHAVNLTVQPGEIVVLLGANGAGKSTLFRTLSGLQRPSGGAATWRGTPLTGGRPEFNVAHGVSQCPEGRLLFPELSVEKNLRLGAFVHRRDPAGTARELERVYELFPAMVDKRHAPAGSLSGGQQQMVAIGRALMARPDLLLLDEPSLGLAPLVVDQVFAALQRVNAGGVSVLLAEQNAFAALGIAHRGYVLEGGHVTLQGGQQALMTDDRVRSAYLGV
- the priA gene encoding primosomal protein N' encodes the protein MPLPIPALDFAAPHGWTGGVPVGCRVLLPWRGELTVGLVLGEGDPRAAHRLRDAVHVLDDPVAPWVTPGTVAGVCAWARDAHIPAGLVWGDLLGVGWEAAYTHRVRAVAGADLSFFGPAVPGEAWADAAAYPGALLDAVREQGLLDEAFSPCPRTVTVVRARALAAVPTAARMVTVLRAATPAPPSLTPRQAGAWAWLAGAGEQESLNAWARGAGVSGSVVTAVLNAGGAEYVLAERSPPPAWVWLAESGPQDSLRAWAQGAGVPASAAAALLARGWAEQVEVPAPPPPLPLAAVPGEGDLAAAELPDRLPEAPVWRLHGGRAASRFRVLAPRVSRLLSQGRGVLVLAPDHATLRRAWAGLSGLAEDAGTLAVQVGGHLSAVQRGATWDFVRTGAARLVVGTVHALSAPVADLALVVVLEEGSDAYKLLSGSRAFVPDVAACVAQAQDAALAYVGSVPAVESVPKPGAELPPPRARVHVVNYAAPPEQPELGPLSGVQLPPGDLGYPLSHDLARLLRQVQERGRQAALLAPRRGYSALLRCPSCEHTPQCRNCDVPLRFHQETRQLTCHQCGYHENVPDRCDQCGEQMWKARGPGTEWIAAEVSRLLPGFPVYRLDRDHQDDLSSLHAGAPGVVVGTQLLLSQPCPPELALVGVTLADTWLGVSDFRASERYHRLLRQLAEWHPSRAPMIVVQTFQADHPALKVLASGQGVLAYPAAEERVRLELGYPPHARLAQIEVAAREPERARVAAQEIADALFGAGATELEVLGPAPSPVARLRGVYPYHLMLRARSDARLAELLAVLGRRGWKARVRVDVNPRGGL
- the sugE gene encoding quaternary ammonium compound efflux SMR transporter SugE; this encodes MAWIYLVLAGLLEVGWAIGLKYTQGFTRLLPTALTLLSMAASVGLLGLATKTLPIGTAYGIWVGIGAVGAALLGMVLFGEAATPARLFFLGLMVVAIIGLKVTAGH